The window GACCCCGCGACGCTCGTGGCGCTCGGCGGCGTCGCCTCGAACCCGGTGGCGATCGTCTCGATCCTCGGACTGTTCTTCACGCTGGCGCTGTACGCCCGGGACGTCCCCGGATCGATCGTCCTCGGCATCGCGGTGACCTCGGTGATCGGCTGGCTCGTCACCGCGTTCGGGCCGGTCGCCCCCGACGCGGGGCTCGTCGCCGGCGCGACGTCGACGACCTACGACATCACGCCGCTCGCGGGGGCGTTCGTCTCCGGGTTCGGTAACGTCGAGGCGTTCACTTTCTCGCTCATCGTCTTCACGTTCTTCTTCGTCGACTTCTTCGACACCGCCGGGACGCTCGTCGGCGTCGGTCAGGCGGGTGACTTCCTCGACGAGAACGGCGACCTCCCCGACATCGACAGACCGCTGATGGCGGACGCGATCGGAACCACCGTCGGCGGGATGCTCGGCACCTCGACGGTGACGACGTACATCGAATCGGCGACCGGCGTCGAGGAGGGCGGCCGGACGGGACTGACGGCGCTCACCGTCGCCGCGCTCTTCGTCGCCTCCTTGGTCGTCGTTCCGCTGGCGGCGGCGATCCCGCTGTACGCTTCCCACATCGCTCTGGTCGTCATCGGCGTCGTGATGCTCCGCAACGTCGTCGACATCCAGTGGGACGATCTCACCCACGTGATCCCCGCCGGCCTGACGATCCTCGTGATGCCGTTCACCTACTCGATCGCGTACGGCATCGCCGCGGGCATCGCCTCCTACCCGGTGATCAAACTCGCCGCGGGAGAGCGCGAGGACGTCCGCGTCGGTCACTGGGTGCTCGCCGCGGCGTTCGTCGTCTACTTCGTCGTCCGGACGGGCGGCGTCCTCGCCGCGCAGGTGTAGCGGGCGAGCGCCCGGCGGGTCGGGAGCGCCCGTCCGGTCGGAGTCCCGCAAGCCACCGTGGACCGCAAGAGATTCATCCGCCACCGCCGCACCGACGTGTGTGAACCTCCCCTCGACATCCCGAGCGAACGCCGCTCGACTCGTCGCTCTCCTCGTGGTCGTCTCCCTCCTCGCGCCGTCGGCCGTCTCGGCGCTGACGTACGACCCCGCCGAGGAGCCGGACCTAGAGCGCGGCAACATCACGAGTCCCGCGAACAACTCGACCGTCATCAGCGTGCAGGGGTTCACCTTCCGGGGCAACACGAACGCGAAGAAGCCCGCGCGATTGGTCTCCGTCGACGAACGGGGGAACCTCGAGTGGACCCACGACGACAACGTCGGCGGCAACGCCTGGTTCTTCGACGTCGACCCGCTGCCGAACGGGAACCTCCTCGTCTCCTCGCCGCGCGCCGGCGACACGGTCCTCTTCGAGTTGGACCCCGACACCCGCGAGCGCGTCTGGCAGGAGCGCTTCGAGATGACCGACACCCACGACGTCGCGTATCTCGGCGACGACCGCATCGCCATCGCGAACA is drawn from Halobellus limi and contains these coding sequences:
- a CDS encoding NCS2 family permease, which codes for MGLVESVSDYFGVQEHGSSVRTELLAGLTTFLTMSYIVVVNPAILAGAISIEGISQGEIQSMLAVVTIIAAATATFVMAVYANRPFAQAPGLGLNAFFAITVVGALGVPWQTALAAVVVEGLLFIVLTAIGAREYVINLFPEPVKFAVGTGIGLFLAIIGLQAMGIVVDDPATLVALGGVASNPVAIVSILGLFFTLALYARDVPGSIVLGIAVTSVIGWLVTAFGPVAPDAGLVAGATSTTYDITPLAGAFVSGFGNVEAFTFSLIVFTFFFVDFFDTAGTLVGVGQAGDFLDENGDLPDIDRPLMADAIGTTVGGMLGTSTVTTYIESATGVEEGGRTGLTALTVAALFVASLVVVPLAAAIPLYASHIALVVIGVVMLRNVVDIQWDDLTHVIPAGLTILVMPFTYSIAYGIAAGIASYPVIKLAAGEREDVRVGHWVLAAAFVVYFVVRTGGVLAAQV